In the genome of Streptomyces globosus, one region contains:
- a CDS encoding MaoC/PaaZ C-terminal domain-containing protein, whose product MNVGDTLAPLEIPITRTLIVAGAIASRDYQDVHHDAHLAREKGSPDIFMNILTTNGLVGRYITDRLGPGAVLRKVAIRLGAPNHPGDTMTLTGTVTAADGDTLEIRVVGANGIGRHVTGNVTVALSAPPRSAGGASGGAA is encoded by the coding sequence ATGAACGTCGGCGACACGCTGGCCCCGCTGGAGATCCCGATCACCCGTACCTTGATCGTCGCCGGGGCCATCGCCTCCCGCGACTACCAGGATGTCCACCACGACGCCCATCTCGCACGCGAGAAGGGCTCCCCGGACATCTTCATGAACATCCTCACCACCAACGGACTCGTCGGCCGGTACATCACCGACCGGCTCGGCCCCGGAGCGGTGCTCCGCAAGGTCGCGATCCGCCTCGGCGCCCCCAACCACCCCGGCGACACCATGACCCTGACCGGGACCGTCACCGCCGCGGACGGGGACACGCTGGAGATCCGGGTCGTCGGCGCGAACGGCATCGGCCGCCACGTCACCGGCAATGTCACCGTGGCCCTCTCTGCCCCGCCGCGGTCGGCCGGCGGCGCCTCCGGAGGAGCGGCATGA
- a CDS encoding acyl-CoA dehydrogenase family protein, which produces MDFRPGEEQAAAAALAARVFRDLSTPERLAAAGSGSDAELWKALCDCGLVAAVEDTGLLGLVLVLEEQGRTTAQVPYAATCTYGILPLAAHGTPEQRRRLLPALRTGEAVATGALPDRGRVTAAPGGRLTGTVPWVPWLRDATHVLVPDADRALWLVRTDAPGAETGPVETTAPWSAGRLTLSGAGAERLGGPDAYTAVLAAARTAFAGLQAGVCAGSLARAVEHTATREQFGRPLSAKQGVLLRAADAHMETEAIRVTAYEAAWRIDEGLPADGHALTAAWWASEAGKRVVHAGQHLHGGAGADLEHPVHRHFLWGRQLDAYLGCGSELLAELGAFLARSEDGPGRAAAPGRACTSRAGASGEERA; this is translated from the coding sequence ATGGACTTCCGCCCCGGGGAGGAGCAGGCTGCCGCGGCCGCGCTCGCCGCCCGTGTCTTCCGCGACCTGTCCACCCCCGAGCGGCTCGCCGCCGCCGGCTCCGGCAGCGACGCCGAGCTGTGGAAGGCGCTCTGCGACTGCGGGCTGGTCGCCGCCGTCGAGGACACCGGCCTGCTCGGCCTCGTCCTCGTCCTGGAGGAGCAGGGCCGCACCACCGCCCAGGTCCCGTACGCCGCCACCTGCACCTACGGAATCCTCCCCCTCGCCGCGCACGGCACCCCCGAGCAGCGGCGGCGCCTGCTGCCCGCCCTCCGCACGGGCGAGGCGGTGGCCACCGGGGCCCTCCCGGACCGCGGCCGCGTCACGGCCGCCCCCGGGGGCCGGCTGACCGGAACCGTCCCCTGGGTGCCGTGGCTGCGCGACGCCACCCATGTCCTCGTCCCGGATGCCGACCGGGCCCTGTGGCTCGTACGGACGGACGCGCCCGGCGCGGAGACCGGGCCTGTGGAGACGACAGCCCCCTGGTCTGCAGGGCGGCTCACCCTGTCCGGGGCCGGGGCGGAGCGGCTCGGCGGCCCGGACGCGTACACCGCGGTCCTCGCGGCCGCCCGTACCGCGTTCGCCGGCCTCCAGGCCGGGGTGTGCGCGGGCTCCCTGGCCCGCGCCGTGGAACACACAGCCACCCGCGAGCAGTTCGGGCGGCCGCTGTCCGCCAAGCAGGGCGTGCTGCTGCGTGCCGCGGACGCCCACATGGAGACGGAGGCGATCCGGGTCACCGCGTACGAGGCGGCCTGGCGGATCGACGAGGGCCTCCCGGCGGACGGGCACGCGCTCACGGCGGCCTGGTGGGCCTCGGAGGCAGGCAAGCGGGTGGTCCATGCCGGGCAGCACCTGCACGGCGGGGCCGGCGCCGACCTGGAACACCCCGTCCACCGGCATTTCCTGTGGGGGCGGCAGCTGGACGCCTACCTCGGCTGCGGCAGCGAACTGCTCGCCGAACTGGGCGCCTTCCTCGCCCGCTCCGAGGACGGCCCCGGCCGTGCAGCCGCCCCCGGCCGCGCCTGTACGTCCCGGGCCGGTGCATCCGGGGAGGAGCGCGCATGA
- a CDS encoding bifunctional MaoC family dehydratase N-terminal/OB-fold nucleic acid binding domain-containing protein, with the protein MIAADGVGPEADGFLARLRAFEGRPAVAGGRGKDPVNAAMIRHWCEAMGDTNPDYSGPDAVAPPTMLQAWTMGGLSGHGGRSGAWDELLALLDAVGCTSVVATDCEQEYLRPLRPGDTVTFDAVIESVSPRKTTRLGSGHFVTTRMDVLADGEPAGTHRFRILKYAPAAAPAPAPEAARAAPVSARARRPRPVVNRDNQGFWDGVREHRLLIQRCTSCNALRFPWLPGCNACASLEWDTVQACGEAAVFSYVVMHHPPFPAFDPPYAVALVELAEGVRMITNITGVPHDRVRIGMPVRLEFLRVDEDLELPVFRGGSEA; encoded by the coding sequence GTGATTGCGGCGGACGGCGTCGGGCCGGAGGCGGACGGCTTCCTGGCGCGCCTCAGGGCCTTCGAGGGCCGGCCCGCCGTCGCCGGGGGCCGGGGGAAGGACCCCGTCAACGCGGCGATGATCCGCCACTGGTGCGAGGCGATGGGCGACACCAACCCGGACTACTCCGGGCCGGACGCCGTCGCCCCGCCCACCATGCTGCAGGCCTGGACGATGGGCGGCCTGTCCGGGCACGGCGGCCGCTCGGGCGCCTGGGACGAGCTCCTCGCCCTCCTCGACGCCGTCGGCTGCACCTCCGTCGTCGCCACCGACTGCGAACAGGAGTACCTGCGCCCGCTGCGGCCCGGCGACACCGTCACCTTCGACGCGGTCATCGAGTCCGTGTCCCCCCGCAAGACCACCCGCCTGGGCAGCGGCCACTTCGTGACCACCCGCATGGACGTGCTTGCCGACGGCGAACCCGCCGGTACCCACCGCTTCCGGATCCTCAAGTACGCCCCGGCGGCCGCCCCTGCCCCTGCCCCCGAAGCCGCCCGTGCTGCCCCCGTCTCTGCCCGCGCCCGCCGCCCCCGGCCGGTCGTCAACCGCGACAACCAGGGCTTCTGGGACGGCGTCCGCGAGCACCGGCTCCTGATCCAGCGCTGCACCTCCTGCAACGCCCTGCGCTTCCCGTGGCTGCCCGGCTGCAACGCCTGCGCGAGCCTGGAGTGGGACACCGTGCAGGCCTGCGGGGAAGCCGCCGTCTTCAGCTACGTCGTCATGCACCACCCGCCCTTCCCGGCGTTCGACCCGCCCTACGCGGTCGCCCTCGTCGAACTCGCCGAAGGCGTAAGGATGATCACCAACATCACCGGCGTCCCCCACGACCGGGTCCGCATCGGCATGCCCGTTCGCCTGGAGTTCCTCCGGGTCGACGAGGACCTGGAGCTGCCGGTCTTCCGAGGAGGGAGCGAGGCCTGA
- a CDS encoding acyl-CoA dehydrogenase family protein — MHLAPTAAQLQLRAELRAYFQDLMPDGPPADPEARRALLRRMGSDGLLGIGWPVEYGGRGRGADEQFVFFDEARRAGAPVSMVTLNTVGPTLMKYGTQEQKDRFLPRILAGEAVFAIGYTEPGAGTDLAALQTRAVRDGHGWVIDGQKAFTSNAQHADWIWLACRTDPDVPKHEGISIILVPTSAAGFSWTPVETVGGLMTTCTYYDSVRVPAGNLVGPENGGWRLITNQLNHERVALAALGMQAEELLGAALRYACTADPATGERPADRPWVQSRLAEAHARLAALRLLNWRLVQDVGAGTLAPGDAAGVKFFGTETAVEVYRMCLEAVGEEALLRGGEPGAFVGGELERLNRAAQINTFGGGVSEVQREIVAVMRLGMRGGKR, encoded by the coding sequence GTGCACCTCGCTCCGACAGCAGCGCAGTTGCAGCTTCGCGCCGAGCTGCGCGCCTACTTCCAGGACCTCATGCCGGACGGCCCTCCCGCGGACCCGGAGGCCCGGCGCGCCCTGCTGCGGCGCATGGGATCCGACGGCCTCCTCGGCATCGGCTGGCCCGTCGAGTACGGCGGTCGCGGCCGCGGCGCAGACGAACAGTTCGTGTTCTTCGACGAGGCCCGCCGGGCGGGGGCACCCGTCTCCATGGTCACCCTGAACACCGTCGGGCCGACCCTGATGAAGTACGGCACCCAGGAGCAGAAGGACCGGTTCCTGCCCCGGATCCTCGCCGGCGAGGCCGTCTTCGCGATCGGGTACACCGAGCCCGGCGCCGGTACCGACCTCGCCGCCCTGCAGACCCGCGCCGTCCGCGACGGACACGGCTGGGTGATCGACGGGCAGAAGGCCTTCACCTCCAACGCCCAGCACGCCGACTGGATCTGGCTCGCCTGCCGCACCGATCCCGACGTGCCCAAGCACGAGGGCATATCGATCATCCTTGTCCCCACCTCCGCCGCCGGCTTCTCCTGGACACCGGTCGAGACGGTCGGCGGCCTGATGACGACGTGCACGTACTACGACTCCGTGCGAGTGCCCGCCGGGAACCTCGTCGGACCCGAGAACGGCGGCTGGCGGCTGATCACCAACCAGCTCAACCACGAGCGCGTCGCCCTGGCCGCCCTCGGCATGCAGGCCGAGGAGCTCCTCGGGGCCGCGCTCCGGTACGCCTGCACTGCCGACCCGGCCACCGGGGAGCGGCCCGCCGACCGGCCGTGGGTGCAGTCCCGGCTTGCGGAGGCCCATGCCCGGCTGGCCGCGCTCAGGCTGCTCAACTGGCGGCTCGTCCAGGACGTCGGGGCCGGCACCCTCGCCCCGGGCGATGCCGCCGGCGTCAAGTTCTTCGGCACCGAGACGGCCGTCGAGGTGTACCGGATGTGCCTGGAGGCCGTCGGCGAGGAGGCCCTCCTGCGCGGCGGCGAGCCCGGCGCCTTCGTCGGCGGCGAGCTGGAGCGGCTGAACCGGGCCGCCCAGATCAACACCTTCGGCGGCGGGGTCAGCGAGGTGCAGCGCGAGATTGTCGCCGTGATGCGGCTCGGCATGCGGGGCGGGAAGCGGTGA
- a CDS encoding DUF6344 domain-containing protein yields MAQRIAARSVWTVFTALILAVLAALGFRRGKAAAAGVRVGEARVWATPVVPAQAAAPVVRRAWPAGVRSAALPPTIKQRIRAEAHGKSPSVRRSAAGATAGARVGVLSAGEGGAAGSDAVAGASGEVPAVRWSSAVRARQEGFARAA; encoded by the coding sequence ATGGCTCAGCGCATTGCCGCCCGCTCCGTGTGGACCGTGTTCACCGCCCTGATCCTCGCGGTGCTTGCCGCTCTCGGATTCCGTCGCGGCAAGGCCGCCGCGGCCGGGGTCCGCGTCGGTGAGGCGCGGGTGTGGGCCACCCCGGTGGTTCCGGCCCAGGCGGCCGCCCCGGTGGTGCGGCGCGCGTGGCCGGCGGGGGTGCGGAGTGCGGCGCTGCCTCCGACGATCAAGCAGCGGATCCGGGCCGAGGCCCACGGCAAGTCCCCCTCGGTCCGCCGGTCCGCTGCCGGTGCCACAGCCGGTGCGCGGGTCGGGGTTCTCTCCGCAGGTGAGGGCGGGGCCGCCGGTTCTGACGCCGTCGCCGGTGCGTCCGGCGAGGTGCCGGCCGTGCGCTGGTCGTCGGCCGTGCGGGCGCGGCAGGAGGGGTTCGCGCGGGCTGCGTAG
- a CDS encoding DUF1540 domain-containing protein gives MDMPVVNQCSVEDCAYNRDSACHALAITVGDTRTPHCDTFFTSSRKGGDPATTGRVGACKVSACRHNNNFECNAPGISVGYVQSEVDCLTFAPA, from the coding sequence ATGGACATGCCCGTCGTAAACCAGTGCTCGGTCGAGGATTGCGCCTACAACCGTGACAGCGCCTGTCACGCCCTGGCCATCACCGTGGGCGACACCCGCACGCCGCACTGCGACACCTTCTTCACCTCGTCCCGCAAGGGCGGAGACCCGGCCACCACCGGCCGCGTCGGCGCCTGCAAGGTCTCCGCATGTCGCCACAACAACAACTTCGAGTGCAACGCCCCCGGCATCTCGGTCGGCTACGTGCAGAGCGAGGTCGACTGCCTCACCTTCGCACCCGCCTGA
- a CDS encoding trypsin-like serine peptidase, producing MNRHRTAASVLLAAGALIAGALTGAAPAAAADGPASFRQQHTEGFWTAERMRSAVPLDVVAAPGPVRHTPAATSDRPTLIAPTPASAALPAVSPTAFPQAGGPWTGGGAVVKTSGRVFFTFGDRTASCSGDSVTSANGSTVMTAGHCVKYQGSWHTNWIFVPGYDNGNAPYGQWTATQTFATDQWAASEDMNMDVGLAVVAPLNGRKLSQVVGAQGLLFNGGYNKRMYAFGFPAASPYDGSKLVYCSGNSGKDFLLTKDHSLGCNMTGGSSGGPWFQDFDEATGLGTQVSVNSFGYVFLPNRMFGPYFGNEAKAVYDKAQNS from the coding sequence GTGAATCGTCATCGCACGGCAGCATCCGTCCTCCTGGCCGCAGGCGCCCTGATCGCGGGCGCCCTGACGGGAGCCGCCCCCGCGGCGGCCGCCGACGGCCCGGCCTCGTTCCGCCAGCAGCACACCGAGGGCTTCTGGACCGCCGAACGGATGCGCAGCGCCGTCCCGCTGGACGTGGTGGCGGCGCCCGGGCCGGTGCGGCACACCCCGGCCGCCACCTCGGACCGCCCCACGCTGATCGCCCCGACGCCCGCCTCTGCGGCGCTCCCCGCGGTCTCGCCGACCGCCTTCCCGCAGGCGGGCGGTCCCTGGACGGGCGGCGGGGCGGTGGTGAAGACCTCCGGCCGGGTGTTCTTCACGTTCGGCGACCGGACGGCCTCCTGCTCCGGCGACTCCGTGACCAGCGCCAACGGCAGCACGGTGATGACCGCCGGCCACTGCGTGAAGTACCAGGGCTCCTGGCACACGAACTGGATCTTCGTCCCCGGCTACGACAACGGAAACGCGCCCTACGGGCAGTGGACGGCCACCCAGACCTTCGCGACGGACCAGTGGGCGGCGAGCGAGGACATGAACATGGACGTCGGCCTGGCCGTCGTCGCCCCGCTGAACGGCCGGAAGCTCAGCCAGGTCGTCGGCGCCCAGGGCCTGCTGTTCAACGGCGGCTACAACAAGCGGATGTATGCCTTCGGCTTCCCGGCGGCGTCGCCGTACGACGGCTCGAAGCTGGTCTACTGCAGCGGCAACAGCGGCAAGGACTTCCTGCTGACCAAGGACCACAGCCTGGGCTGCAACATGACGGGCGGCTCCAGCGGCGGCCCCTGGTTCCAGGACTTCGACGAGGCCACCGGCCTGGGCACCCAGGTATCGGTGAACAGCTTCGGCTACGTCTTCCTGCCGAACCGCATGTTCGGCCCGTACTTCGGCAACGAGGCCAAGGCCGTCTACGACAAGGCCCAGAATTCCTGA
- a CDS encoding YeiH family protein — MALLHRPVRAADGSGGRIVSRETPSSWPGLAMAAGGVGAAWCVHRLLPGVPMLTAAVVLGIAAAHLPGLRHTVRGVARAGLSLAGRRLMRIGIVLLGLGLGLDQVLRLGWATVAMVAGVVAATFLGTVWLGRRLGLPGDQPLLIATGYSICGASAIGAVSQVSGSDEEDVAASVALVTLCGTLAIAVLPLLQDPLGLSDEAFGRWVGASVHDVGQVVATAQTAGPDALGEAVLVKLMRVALLAPLVAAVAFSLRARRRGARTASGRRPAPVPLFVAGFLAAAVLRATGVLPPAALDWAHTAQELLLAAALFGLGSAVDLPSMARTGGRAALLGLAAWVVVAGVSYAGVLLTV, encoded by the coding sequence ATGGCCCTGCTTCACCGCCCGGTCCGGGCGGCAGACGGATCCGGGGGCCGGATTGTTTCACGTGAAACGCCGTCCTCTTGGCCGGGGTTGGCCATGGCCGCGGGCGGCGTCGGGGCGGCGTGGTGTGTGCACCGGCTGCTGCCGGGCGTACCGATGCTGACGGCGGCGGTGGTCCTCGGCATCGCCGCAGCCCACCTCCCCGGCCTGCGGCACACCGTGCGCGGAGTCGCGCGGGCCGGGCTCTCGCTGGCCGGCCGGCGGCTGATGCGGATCGGCATCGTGCTGCTCGGCCTGGGACTCGGCCTGGACCAGGTGCTCCGGCTGGGCTGGGCCACCGTGGCCATGGTGGCGGGCGTGGTCGCGGCCACGTTCCTCGGCACGGTGTGGCTGGGCCGCAGGCTCGGCCTGCCCGGCGACCAGCCGCTGCTGATCGCCACGGGGTACTCGATATGCGGGGCCTCGGCGATCGGCGCGGTGAGCCAGGTGTCGGGCAGCGATGAGGAGGACGTCGCCGCATCCGTCGCGCTCGTGACCCTGTGCGGCACGCTGGCCATCGCGGTGCTCCCCCTCCTCCAGGACCCCCTGGGGCTGTCCGACGAGGCCTTCGGGCGGTGGGTGGGCGCGAGCGTCCACGATGTCGGCCAGGTCGTGGCCACCGCGCAGACCGCGGGCCCGGACGCCCTCGGCGAAGCCGTCCTCGTCAAGCTGATGCGCGTCGCGCTCCTGGCTCCGCTGGTGGCCGCCGTCGCGTTCTCGCTGCGGGCCCGGCGCCGCGGAGCGCGTACGGCGTCCGGGCGCAGGCCCGCCCCGGTGCCCCTGTTCGTGGCCGGCTTCCTCGCGGCGGCCGTGCTGCGCGCCACCGGTGTCCTCCCCCCAGCGGCCCTGGACTGGGCGCACACGGCACAGGAACTCCTGCTCGCCGCAGCCCTGTTCGGGCTCGGGAGTGCGGTGGACCTGCCCTCCATGGCGCGGACCGGAGGCCGGGCTGCACTTCTCGGGCTGGCTGCGTGGGTGGTGGTCGCGGGCGTCTCCTACGCAGGAGTGCTGCTGACCGTATGA
- a CDS encoding cysteine dioxygenase family protein, whose translation MTTTAPARTTTRMAALVREIRTVVDRGLTPEQTAHQVCEHVAPHLGAPDLLTPEQCEGSPERYRQHVLHAEPDGSFSVVALVWLPGQETTIHDHVSWCVAGVHQGQEGELRYRLVPATGASAACLVPTETVVNGVGDVCGFAPPGDIHKVRNSCGTKAISIHVYGADVARLGSSVRRVYTLPVD comes from the coding sequence ATGACCACCACCGCGCCGGCCCGCACGACCACGAGGATGGCCGCCCTCGTCCGTGAGATACGCACCGTCGTCGACCGGGGCCTCACCCCGGAGCAGACCGCCCACCAGGTGTGCGAGCACGTGGCCCCGCACCTGGGTGCGCCCGACCTGCTGACCCCCGAGCAGTGCGAGGGCAGCCCGGAACGCTACCGCCAGCACGTGCTGCACGCCGAGCCGGACGGCAGCTTCTCGGTGGTGGCGCTGGTGTGGCTGCCCGGTCAGGAGACGACCATCCACGACCACGTCTCCTGGTGCGTGGCAGGGGTCCACCAGGGCCAGGAAGGCGAGCTCCGCTACCGGCTCGTACCCGCCACGGGGGCGTCCGCCGCGTGCCTCGTTCCCACCGAGACGGTCGTCAACGGTGTGGGCGACGTCTGCGGGTTCGCCCCGCCCGGGGACATCCACAAGGTCCGCAACTCCTGCGGCACGAAGGCCATCTCGATCCACGTCTACGGAGCCGACGTCGCCCGGCTCGGCAGCAGCGTCCGCCGCGTCTACACGCTCCCCGTCGACTGA
- a CDS encoding LysR family transcriptional regulator, translating to MFDSRHIRTFHEVVAAGSYSAAARALGYTQPAVTQQMKALERAAGTPLFTRVGRTMQLTEAGKSLARHAESILGTLTAAESQLKAYARLRTGRVRLCGFPSANATLVPEALSSLATDHPGIQVELLECEPPESLRRLERGECDITLAFTYPGLHEELPDEVAEIRLMEDQLTVLLPTGHPLARRRAVHLADLAEERWIAGCPRCRANLLHECAELGFVPDIRFATDDNLVVQSMVGQGLGVAMMPALVLPSLSLTRVCGRALQPAARRHIAAYVYRDHLRIPATAVALDALKAVASNRVGC from the coding sequence GTGTTCGATTCGCGGCACATACGCACGTTCCACGAGGTCGTCGCCGCCGGCAGCTACTCGGCAGCCGCCCGCGCCCTCGGGTACACGCAGCCGGCGGTCACGCAGCAGATGAAAGCGCTCGAACGGGCCGCCGGAACTCCCCTCTTCACCCGGGTCGGCCGCACCATGCAGCTCACCGAGGCCGGGAAGTCCCTCGCCCGGCACGCCGAGTCCATCCTCGGCACCCTCACCGCCGCGGAATCCCAACTCAAGGCGTACGCCCGGCTGCGCACGGGCCGGGTACGGCTCTGCGGTTTCCCCAGCGCCAACGCCACACTCGTCCCGGAGGCCCTCAGCAGCCTGGCCACGGACCACCCGGGCATCCAGGTCGAACTCCTCGAATGCGAGCCGCCGGAGTCGCTGCGGCGGCTGGAGCGCGGCGAATGCGACATCACCCTGGCCTTCACCTACCCCGGCCTGCACGAGGAGCTGCCGGACGAGGTGGCGGAGATCAGGCTGATGGAGGACCAGCTCACGGTGCTGCTGCCCACCGGGCACCCGCTGGCCCGGCGCCGCGCCGTCCACCTCGCCGACCTCGCGGAGGAGCGCTGGATCGCGGGCTGTCCGCGCTGCCGGGCCAACCTGCTGCACGAGTGCGCCGAGCTCGGGTTCGTCCCCGACATCCGGTTCGCCACCGACGACAACCTGGTCGTGCAGAGCATGGTCGGGCAGGGGCTCGGCGTCGCCATGATGCCCGCCCTGGTGCTGCCGTCACTCTCCCTGACCCGGGTCTGCGGCCGCGCCCTCCAGCCGGCCGCCCGCCGCCACATCGCCGCGTACGTCTACCGCGACCACCTGAGGATCCCCGCGACGGCGGTGGCCCTGGACGCCCTCAAGGCGGTGGCGTCGAACCGCGTCGGCTGCTGA
- a CDS encoding S1C family serine protease has translation MSTENEGTPAPTPPAAPSAPPAAAPASETPAASAPGAPAAHPAPPSAAPADAPPAAATAKPAAEPATQQMPPASAPGTEHTRPIPPAPPQAPAAAAYAYPQTPAPHPGEAAHGAGGWPPPPPAVPAYGAGGGHGAGWGAFPQDGAAPAKRPGKGGLVAAVLAAALLAGGVGGGVGYWAAERNDNGFGSTTITAGNTPKDLKREPGSIAGLAAGALPSVVTLQASAGGGDGEGGTGTGFVYDQQGHILTNNHVVASAANGGRLSATFSDGKKYEAEVVGRAQGYDVAVIKLKNPPAGLKPLPLGNSDKVAVGDATIAIGAPFGLSNTVTTGIVSAKDRPVASGDGSGAKNSYMSALQTDASINPGNSGGPLLDGRGAVIGINSAIQSAGGGGLGAPAGSIGLGFAIPINQAKNVAESLIKTGKPVYPVISVSVDLQSKVDGAKISEQGAPANELVDPNGPAGKAGLRPGDIITRFGDRPIDSGPTLISEIWTHKPGDVVKLTYLREGKPTTVDITLGSRVGDK, from the coding sequence GTGAGCACCGAGAACGAGGGCACGCCGGCCCCGACGCCCCCTGCGGCCCCGTCGGCACCCCCGGCGGCGGCTCCCGCTTCCGAGACGCCTGCCGCATCGGCGCCCGGCGCGCCCGCGGCACACCCCGCGCCCCCGTCCGCGGCCCCCGCGGACGCCCCGCCGGCCGCGGCGACCGCCAAGCCCGCCGCCGAGCCGGCGACCCAGCAGATGCCGCCGGCCTCCGCCCCCGGCACCGAGCACACCCGGCCGATTCCGCCCGCACCGCCCCAGGCCCCGGCTGCGGCCGCGTACGCCTACCCGCAGACCCCCGCCCCGCACCCGGGCGAGGCCGCGCACGGAGCGGGCGGCTGGCCGCCCCCGCCGCCCGCGGTCCCCGCGTACGGAGCGGGCGGCGGGCACGGCGCCGGCTGGGGCGCCTTCCCGCAGGACGGCGCCGCACCGGCCAAGCGCCCCGGCAAGGGCGGCCTGGTCGCCGCGGTGCTCGCGGCGGCCCTCCTCGCGGGCGGTGTCGGCGGCGGTGTCGGCTACTGGGCCGCCGAGCGCAACGACAACGGCTTCGGCTCGACGACGATCACCGCGGGCAACACGCCCAAGGACCTCAAGCGCGAGCCGGGCTCCATCGCCGGCCTGGCGGCGGGCGCCCTGCCCAGCGTCGTCACGCTCCAGGCCTCCGCGGGCGGCGGCGACGGCGAGGGGGGCACCGGCACCGGCTTCGTCTACGACCAGCAGGGCCACATCCTCACCAACAACCACGTGGTGGCCTCGGCAGCCAACGGCGGCCGGCTCTCCGCGACCTTCTCCGACGGCAAGAAGTACGAGGCCGAGGTCGTCGGCCGGGCCCAGGGCTACGACGTGGCCGTGATCAAGCTGAAGAACCCGCCCGCCGGCCTGAAGCCCCTGCCGCTGGGCAACTCGGACAAGGTCGCCGTCGGCGACGCGACCATCGCGATCGGCGCGCCATTCGGCCTGTCCAACACGGTCACCACCGGCATCGTGAGCGCCAAGGACCGCCCCGTCGCCTCGGGTGACGGCTCCGGCGCCAAGAACTCGTACATGAGCGCCCTCCAGACGGACGCCTCGATCAACCCCGGCAACTCCGGGGGCCCGCTGCTCGACGGCCGCGGCGCGGTGATCGGCATCAACTCCGCGATCCAGTCGGCGGGCGGCGGCGGCCTCGGCGCACCGGCCGGCTCGATCGGCCTCGGCTTCGCGATCCCGATCAACCAGGCGAAGAACGTCGCCGAGTCGCTGATCAAGACGGGCAAGCCGGTCTACCCGGTGATCTCCGTCTCCGTCGACCTCCAGTCGAAGGTCGACGGCGCGAAGATCTCCGAGCAGGGCGCCCCGGCCAACGAGCTCGTCGACCCCAACGGCCCCGCGGGCAAGGCCGGCCTGCGGCCCGGCGACATCATCACCCGGTTCGGAGACCGGCCGATCGACAGCGGCCCGACCCTCATCAGCGAGATCTGGACGCACAAGCCGGGCGACGTGGTGAAGCTGACCTACCTGCGCGAGGGCAAGCCGACCACTGTGGACATCACGCTCGGCTCGCGCGTCGGCGACAAGTAG
- a CDS encoding glycerophosphodiester phosphodiesterase, whose protein sequence is MTHATPPPIQVVAHRGASEDAPEHTLAAYRKAIEDGADALECDVRLTADGHLVLVHDRRVNRTSNGRGAVSALELADLAALDFGSWKDREESPDWVADPERTSVLTLERLLELVADAGRPVQLAIETKHPTRWAGQVEERLLFLLKRFGLDAPPAEGPHSVRVMSFSARSLHRVRAAAPTVPTVYLMQFVTPRMRDGRLPAGVRIAGPGMRIVRNNPGFIRRLQDAGHPVHVWTVNEPDDVQLCADLGVEAIITNRPRQVLSQLGR, encoded by the coding sequence GTGACCCACGCAACGCCGCCGCCCATCCAGGTCGTCGCCCACCGGGGCGCCTCCGAGGACGCCCCCGAGCACACCCTGGCCGCGTACCGGAAGGCGATCGAGGACGGCGCGGACGCCCTGGAGTGCGATGTCCGCCTCACCGCCGACGGCCACCTGGTCCTCGTCCACGACCGCCGGGTCAACCGCACCTCCAACGGACGCGGCGCGGTATCCGCCCTGGAGCTCGCCGATCTCGCCGCCCTCGACTTCGGCTCCTGGAAGGACCGCGAGGAATCGCCCGACTGGGTGGCCGACCCCGAGCGGACGTCCGTCCTCACCCTGGAGCGGTTGCTGGAGCTCGTCGCCGACGCGGGCCGCCCGGTCCAGCTCGCCATCGAGACCAAGCACCCGACGCGCTGGGCCGGACAGGTGGAGGAGCGCCTCCTCTTCCTCCTCAAGCGCTTCGGACTGGACGCGCCGCCCGCCGAGGGCCCGCATTCCGTCCGCGTCATGAGCTTCTCGGCACGCTCCCTTCACCGGGTGCGGGCGGCTGCCCCGACGGTTCCGACGGTGTACCTGATGCAGTTCGTCACCCCCCGCATGCGCGACGGGCGCCTGCCGGCGGGTGTGCGGATCGCGGGCCCGGGCATGCGGATCGTGCGCAACAACCCGGGCTTCATCCGCAGGCTCCAGGACGCCGGGCACCCCGTCCACGTCTGGACGGTGAACGAGCCGGACGACGTTCAGCTCTGCGCTGATCTGGGTGTGGAGGCCATCATCACCAACCGGCCGCGGCAGGTTCTGTCACAACTCGGGCGCTGA